The following proteins are encoded in a genomic region of Myxosarcina sp. GI1:
- a CDS encoding AbrB/MazE/SpoVT family DNA-binding domain-containing protein yields MNTRLSSKGQVVIPQEIREMNHWLPGQELIAVNTDEGVLLKPKRAFAATTVEDLTEFRPYKGKAKSVEEMNDAVREQIASRWEE; encoded by the coding sequence ATGAATACTAGACTATCGAGTAAGGGACAGGTAGTAATTCCTCAAGAGATAAGAGAGATGAACCATTGGCTTCCAGGTCAAGAACTAATTGCAGTTAACACCGATGAGGGAGTTTTGTTAAAACCAAAACGAGCTTTTGCTGCAACTACCGTTGAAGACTTAACTGAGTTTCGACCCTACAAAGGAAAAGCCAAGTCCGTTGAGGAAATGAATGATGCCGTTAGAGAACAAATCGCAAGCCGATGGGAAGAATAG
- a CDS encoding type II toxin-antitoxin system VapC family toxin: MGRIGIDTNIVVRAIVKDELQQAQISLSVLQEIETYICHTVILETVWVLESVYKLSKVDIIKGLKLVFGLPKVFLEDSGAIALTLKWYDSGLDFGDALHLATAQRYKTFYTFDKALIKKAKEIPQIKVVEPSSGK, encoded by the coding sequence ATGGGAAGAATAGGTATCGATACCAACATTGTTGTTAGAGCGATAGTAAAAGATGAACTTCAACAGGCTCAAATATCTCTTTCAGTATTGCAAGAAATAGAAACTTATATTTGTCATACGGTAATCCTTGAAACTGTATGGGTACTAGAATCTGTTTACAAACTTTCAAAAGTCGATATTATCAAAGGTTTAAAATTGGTTTTTGGATTACCTAAAGTTTTTTTAGAAGATTCGGGCGCGATCGCTCTAACTTTAAAATGGTATGATTCTGGTTTGGACTTTGGCGATGCCCTTCATTTAGCGACGGCGCAAAGGTACAAGACATTCTATACTTTCGATAAAGCCTTAATCAAAAAAGCTAAAGAAATACCCCAAATAAAAGTAGTCGAACCGTCTAGTGGCAAGTAA